GCGGCCCGCAGCCGACCATGTACCGCGGCCGCCTCTGGACGATGCGCCAGTTCGCCGGCTTCGGCACGCCCGAGGACACCAACAAGCGCTTCAAGTACCTCATCAGCCACGGCATGACGGGCCTGTCCACGGCCTTCGACATGCCCGCGCTCATGGGCTACGACTGCGACCACTCGATGAGCCGGGGCGAGGTGGGCAAGGAGGGCGTGAGCGTCTCCTCGCTGGCCGACTTCGAGGTGCTCTTCGACGGCATCCAGCTGGACAAGGTGACCACCTCGATGACGATCAATGCGAGCGCCATCGTGGCGCTGTGCATGTACATCGCGGTGGGTGAGAAGCAGGGCGTTCCGATGGCGAAGCTGGCGGGCACCATCCAGAACGACATGCTCAAGGAGTACATCGCGCAGAAGGAGTGGATCGTCGGTCCCCGGCCCGCGGTGCGGATCGTGACGGACATGATCGAGTTCTGCACGAAGAACATGCCGAAGTGGTACCCGGTGTCGGTCAGCGGCTACCACATCCGCGAGGCCGGAGCGACGGCGGTGCAGGAGCTGGCCTTCACGCTGGCCGACGGCATCGGCTACGTCGAGGAGTGCGTGAAGCGCGGCCTGGACGTGGACGAGGTGGCCCCGCAGCTGTCGTTCTTCTGGGACGTGCACAACGACTTCTTCGAGGAGGTCGCCAAGTTCCGCGCCGCCCGCCGCATCTGGGCGCACGTGATGCGCGATCGCTTCGGCGCGAAGAACCCGCGCTCGATGCAGCTCAAGACGCACGCGCAGACGGCCGGCGTGTCGCTCACGGCGCAGCAGCCGTACAACAACGTGGTGCGCACGGCGCTGCAGGCCTTCGCGGCAGTGCTCGGCGGCACGCAGTCGCTGCACACCAACTCGCTGGACGAGACGTACGCGCTGCCCACCGAGGAGTCGGTGACGATCGCGTTGCGCACCCAGCAGCTGATCGCCCACGAGTCCGGCGCGGACCGCGTGGTGGACCCGCTCGCGGGCAGCTACTACGTGGAGTACCTGACGGACGAGATGGAGAAGCGGGCGCTCGAGTACATCCGCCGCATCGACGAGATGGGCGGCATCATCCGGGCGGTGGAGGAGCAGTACCCGCAGAAGGAGATCGGCGAGAGCGCGTACCGCTTCCAGCGCGAGGTGGAGCAGGGGGATCGGCTGATCGTGGGAGTGAACGCGTTCAAGTCGGACCGGGACGCGCCGATCGAGCTGCTGCACATCGACGAGAAGGTGGCGGAGGCGCAGATGGCGCGGCTGGCGAAGGTGAAGTCGGAGCGCGACCAGAAGGCGGTGGACGCGGCGCTGGCGAAGGTGGAGGCGGCGGCGAGGGGAACGGACAACCTGATGCCGCCGGTGCTGGAGGCGGTGAAGGCGTACGCGACGTTGGGAGAGATCTCCGACGTGTTCCGCAAGGTGTGGGGCGCGTACCGCGAGGGTGGCGCGTTCTGAACCGAGGGTCGCGGTGACGACCCTCACCCCGACCCTCTCCCAGAGGGAGAGGGCCCAACGACGTTCCACCGTGTATGTCCCCTCTCCCTCTGGGAGAGGGCTAGGGTGAGGGTCTTCCCACCGTGAGCTTCTTCGGCGAGCTCTACCTCCGTTCCACGCTGCCGTTCCTCTCCGAGGAAACGACTGCGAAGGAAGTGGCGTACCTCGCGAGAAGCTTCCAGGACCTCACCGTCCCAGGCCCCGTGGTGGACCTCGGCTGTGGCCACGGCCGGCACGCGTCGCGCCTCAACACCGCGGGCCCACTGGCCGGGCGAATCATCGGCCTCGAGCTGGACGCCCTTTCACTCGCGGAGCGGCTGCCAGGCTTTCCGGCGGTGCGAGCGGATCTCCGCTCGCTTCCATTTGGCACGGGCTCACTGGCGGGAGCCTACGCCTGGTACTCGACGCTCTTCGTCTTCTCGGACGAGGAGCACGTGGAGCTCCTTCGAGAAGTCGCGC
This is a stretch of genomic DNA from Archangium violaceum. It encodes these proteins:
- a CDS encoding acyl-CoA mutase large subunit family protein — translated: MPSPRTPTESKRLSAPRSNQSAKKAGRSTSKPTKASKPAKAAKKAVKAATKAVKAVAKKATKAAAPKKKNVVLRTYDAATAKVVGKTTEKWAKSELAAVTQKMPLRRKTFVTDSGIPIPDVVTLADRKTESPDAIGLPGQFPFTRGPQPTMYRGRLWTMRQFAGFGTPEDTNKRFKYLISHGMTGLSTAFDMPALMGYDCDHSMSRGEVGKEGVSVSSLADFEVLFDGIQLDKVTTSMTINASAIVALCMYIAVGEKQGVPMAKLAGTIQNDMLKEYIAQKEWIVGPRPAVRIVTDMIEFCTKNMPKWYPVSVSGYHIREAGATAVQELAFTLADGIGYVEECVKRGLDVDEVAPQLSFFWDVHNDFFEEVAKFRAARRIWAHVMRDRFGAKNPRSMQLKTHAQTAGVSLTAQQPYNNVVRTALQAFAAVLGGTQSLHTNSLDETYALPTEESVTIALRTQQLIAHESGADRVVDPLAGSYYVEYLTDEMEKRALEYIRRIDEMGGIIRAVEEQYPQKEIGESAYRFQREVEQGDRLIVGVNAFKSDRDAPIELLHIDEKVAEAQMARLAKVKSERDQKAVDAALAKVEAAARGTDNLMPPVLEAVKAYATLGEISDVFRKVWGAYREGGAF
- a CDS encoding class I SAM-dependent methyltransferase is translated as MSFFGELYLRSTLPFLSEETTAKEVAYLARSFQDLTVPGPVVDLGCGHGRHASRLNTAGPLAGRIIGLELDALSLAERLPGFPAVRADLRSLPFGTGSLAGAYAWYSTLFVFSDEEHVELLREVARSLRPGGRLVLHTVPYERLASQPEASFSTYLPDGSLLEEESRFDAARSRDQGSRRLTLPDGRVLSGQYAIRYYPLADLIQLLEFTGFSIRWVHGGLEGEQPSAASTDLIVGAELRHG